One genomic segment of Zymoseptoria tritici IPO323 chromosome 5, whole genome shotgun sequence includes these proteins:
- a CDS encoding uncharacterized protein (Membrane (probable ER membrane bound) which probably follows the secretory system. Predicted highly glycosylated. No reliable hits with protein databases, neither with hypothetical (not significant). It just matches at serine aa. Theoretical pI: 4.87 Probable M graminicola specific protein (novel gene). ...) — MAPANAFRIILGALVSLHLLASSVTAQNCYYPNGDLSKVDAPCSSDGGMCCAVGWECLSNGLCYLEAEDYTERRSCTDQSWGDDCSQFCITGASVIGNEAIQQCSDGHWCCDADRHQSTPYCCDSKNASLVIDVPDGRQIGFISSLSPPSSTAPSSRSTRQSSTATSDSSSASTSSPPSTSTTPTPTTITRLDTTSDSNGQATTITSLITSVPSPTSTSAISPSSKASSSSGPKTLTIIIAVIVPVVVLSLLALAYILYRRHKRNKPAQLALAPPEMVNMYRDPDATPELNGDFPTTGAGGGAIDNKIERKSELYGSTPAGEGGRGGYAIHQHSPAVSSLTNSNGTNRNSAATDPPLYSPVSGIQQSPPLGGAGVGNAGNTPMLPQVQEEQAHELWGGDWPGRMMYAPSPPPQVLQPGYTAYRATLPTEDGPKANLVGGQGGEVAGKGEPVGQGDESEEVKPKDY, encoded by the exons ATGGCTCCCGCCAATGCTTTCCGCATCATTCTCGGCGCACTCGTTTCACTTCACTTGCTCGCATCGTCGGTGACTGCGCagaactgctactatccAAACGGAGATCTGTCCAAGGTGGACGCACCCTGTTCTTCCGACGGAGGAATGTGCTGCGCCGTCGGCTGGGAGTGCCTCAGCAATGGCCTCTGCTACTTGGAGGCTGAAGACTACACCGAGCGAAGATCCTGCACAGACCAAAGCTGGGGAGACGACTGCTCTCAGTTCTGTATCACAG GAGCTTCCGTCATCGGCAATGAAGCCATCCAGCAATGCTCGGACGGACATTGGTGCTGTGACGCCGACCGCCATCAAAGCACACCATACTGCTGCGACAGCAAAAACGCCTCGCTAGTCATCGATGTCCCAGATGGTCGCCAGATCGGCTTCATCTCGAGTCtgtctccgccctcctcaacGGCACCCTCAAGCCGTTCCACACGCcaatcctccaccgccacgaGCGACTCGTCCTCAGCTTCAACTTCATCACCTCCCTCGACCTCAACAACTCCAACGCCAACGACCATCACCCGCCTCGACACGACCTCAGACTCCAACGGACAAGCCACGACCATCACTTCGCTCATCACCTCCGTGCCATCACCCACCTCGACGTCAGCCATCTCACCCTCTTCGAAagcttcatcatcatccggTCCCAAGACCCTCACGATCATCATCGCTGTCATCGTCCCCGTCGTGGtactctccctcctcgctctcgccTACATTCTCTACCGCCGACACAAACGCAACAAACCCGCACAACTCGCCCTCGCGCCCCCTGAAATGGTAAACATGTACCGCGACCCCGACGCCACGCCCGAACTCAACGGAGACTTCCCCACAACAGGCGCAGGCGGCGGAGCAATCGACAACAAAATCGAGCGCAAAAGCGAACTCTACGGCTCCACTCCcgcaggagaaggaggaagaggaggctACGCCATCCACCAACACAGCCCAGCCgtctcctccctcaccaaCTCGAACGGCACGAATCGCAACAGCGCAGCCACCGATCCACCGCTCTACAGTCCCGTCTCTGGTATCCAGCAGTCTCCGCCACTCGGAGGAGCAGGAGTAGGAAACGCAGGCAACACGCCCATGCTGCCGCAAGTCCAGGAAGAACAGGCGCACGAATTATGGGGTGGGGACTGGCCTGGTCGGATGATGTATgcgccttcgccgccgccgcaggtGTTGCAGCCTGGCTATACGGCGTATCGAGCGACACTCCCGACGGAGGATGGACCCAAGGCCAATCTAGTCGGTGGACAGGGCGGAGAGGTTGCTGGGAAGGGCGAGCCAGTTGGGCAGGGAGACGAGAGTGAAGAGGTGAAGCCGAAGGATTATTGA
- a CDS encoding H(+)-exporting P2-type ATPase, translated as MAAPRVSFSDKDLENGEGGPERSRKWSQAPGNIEDLDEYTALQKYISTYRDPKLAQQDEVANAHAESQKKKPWQFWKKAPKAEDDGDAMVVPEDWLNADIRQGITNADVESRRKKFGWNEISTDKENLFIKFLTFFTGPILYVMELAVLLAAGLRSWIDFGVIIAILLLNAAVGWYQEKQAADVVASLKGDIAMKATVVRDGQEQDIKARELVPGDIVVIEEGQSVPADSRLICDYEHPEDFEKYKELREQHALNPEEDPAGSEDAEGEEGEGIQHQGHSIIAADQSSITGESLAVDKYMGDTVYYTTGCKRGKAYGVVLTSAKFSFIGRTATLVQGAKDQGHFKAIMNSIGTALLVLVMFWILVAWIGGFFRGINLATPEASSNTLLHYVLILFIIGVPVGLPVVTTTTLAVGAAYLAKQQAIVQKLTAIESLAGVDVLCSDKTGTLTANQLSIREPYVAEGEDVNWMMACAALASSHNIKSLDPIDKVTILTLKRYPKARDILKDDWKTEKFTPFDPVSKRITTICTLRGDRFTCAKGAPKAVLNLTECSKETADMFKDKATEFARRGFRSLGVAYQKNNDPWVLLGMLSMFDPPREDTAQTIIEAQQLGVPVKMLTGDAIAIAKETCKMLALGTKVYNSQKLIHGGLSGTTQHDLVERADGFAEVFPEHKYQVVEMLQQRGHLTAMTGDGVNDAPSLKKADCGIAVEGSSEAAQAAADIVFLAPGLSTIVFAIKTARQIFQRMKAYIQYRIALCLHLEIYLVTSIIIIREVIASELIVFIALFADLATVAIAYDNAHSEQRPVEWQLPKIWIISVILGIELAIATWIARGTFFMPGGGLIQNYGNFEEILFLEIALTENWLIFITRGAQTLPSWQLVGAILGVDILATLFCIFGWLNSSIYQRPLPSPMSTFQQTANGHTDVVTVVVVWMFSIGVMIVIAITYYLLNKIPGLADLGRQNRSLHDTQMENIIGHLSKLALKHERDENGDARWTLATKATDDEDDD; from the exons ATGGCCGCTCCACGTGTCAGCTTCTCCGACAAGGACTTGGAGAATGGCGAAGGTGGTCCCGAACG ATCGCGCAAGTGGTCGCAGGCTCCTGGCAACATCGAGGACCTAG ACGAGTACACCGCTCTCCAGAAGTACATCTCTACCTACCGTGATCCCAAGCTCGCCCAGCAGGATGAGGTCGCCAATGCGCACGCCGAgtcgcagaagaagaagccgtggCAG TTCTGGAAGAAGGCCCCGAAGGCTgaagatgatggcgatgCCATGGTCGTCCCCGAGGATTGGCTCAATGCCGACATCCGCCAGGGTATCACCAACGCTGATGTCGAGAGTCGCCGGAAAAAGTTTGGCTGGAACGAAATCTCCACCGACAAGGAGAACTTGTTCATCAAGTTCTTGACCTTCTTCACTGGCCCTATTCTCTACG TCATGGAACTCGctgtcctcctcgccgccggtcTCCGCTCTTGGATCGATTTCGGTGTCATTATCGCCATTCTTTTGCTCAACGCCGCCGTCGGTTGGTACCAGGAAAAGCAAGCTGCCGATGTCGTCGCCAGTCTGAAGGGTGACATTGCCATGAAGGCGACCGTCGTCCGTGATGGTCAGGAACAGGATATCAAGGCTCGCGAGCTCGTCCCCGGTGACATTGTCGTCATCGAGGAGGGTCAATCCGTGCCAGCCGATTCTCGTCTCATCTGCGACTACGAACACCCCGAGGACTTTGAGAAGTACAAGGAGCTCCGCGAACAGCACGCTCTGAACCCCGAGGAGGATCCTGCTGGTTCCGAGGACGCCGAGGGTGAAGAGGGTGAGGGCATCCAGCACCAAGGTcactccatcatcgccgccgaTCAGTCCTCCATCACTGGAGAGTCTCTCGCCGTTGACAAGTACATGGGCGACACCGTCTACTACACCACTGGCTGCAAGCGTGGCAAGGCCTACGGTGTTGTCTTGACCTCCGCCAAGTTCTCCTTCATCGGTCGCACTGCTACTCTCGTCCAGGGCGCCAAGGATCAAGGACATTTCAAGGCCATCATGAACAGCATCGGAACAGCGCTCCTCGTTCTCGTCATGTTCTGGATTCTCGTCGCCTGGATCGGTGGTTTTTTCCGTGGAATCAACCTTGCTACCCCCGAggcctcctccaacaccctcCTTCACTACGTTCTGATCCTGTTCATTATCGGTGTGCCTGTCGGTCTGCCCGtcgtcaccaccaccactctcGCCGTCGGtgccgcctacctcgccaAGCAGCAAGCCATCGTCCAGAAGCTCACTGCTATTGAGTCGCTCGCTGGTGTCGATGTTCTGTGCTCCGACAAGACCGGAACTCTCACTGCCAACCAGCTCTCCATTCGTGAGCCTTACGTTGCCGAGGGTGAGGACGTCAACTGGATGATGGCCTGCGCCGCCCTTGCGTCTTCTCACAACATCAAGTCGCTCGACCCCATCGACAAGGTTACCATTCTTACGCTCAAGCGCTACCCCAAGGCCCGTGACATTCTCAAGGACGACTGGAAGACCGAGAAATTCACTCCCTTCGACCCTGTCTCCAAGCGCATTACGACCATCTGCACGCTCCGCGGCGACCGCTTCACCTGCGCCAAGGGCGCTCCCAAGGCCGTTCTCAACTTGACCGAATGTTCTAAGGAGACCGCCGATATGTTCAAGGACAAGGCTACTGAGTTCGCTCGCCGTGGTTTCCGCTCTCTCGGTGTCGCCTACCAGAAGAATAACGACCCATGGGTTCTTCTCGGTATGCTTTCCATGTTCGACCCTCCCCGTGAGGACACCGCCCAGACCATCATCGAGGCCCAGCAGCTCGGTGTCCCAGTCAAGATGTTGACGGGTGATGCCATTGCTATCGCCAAGGAGACTTGCAAGATGCTTGCCCTCGGAACCAAGGTCTACAACTCGCAGAAGCTCATTCACGGCGGTCTTTCCGGCACCACCCAGCACGATCTCGTTGAGCGTGCTGATGGTTTCGCTGAGGTCTTCCCCGAGCACAAGTACCAGGTCGTGGAGATGCTCCAGCAGCGTGGTCACTTGACTGCCATGACTGGTGACGGTGTCAACGATGCTCCATCTCTCAAGAAGGCCGATTGTGGTATCGCCGTCGAGGGCTCCTCCGAGGCTGCTCAGGCTGCCGCCGAtatcgtcttcctcgcccCAGGTCTCTCCACCATCGTTTTTGCCATCAAGACTGCCCGCCAGATCTTCCAGCGCATGAAGGCCTACATCCAATACCGTATCGCTCTCTGTCTCCATCTGGAAATCTACTTGGTCACCTCGATCATCATCATTCGCGAGGTCATCGCCTCCGAGctgatcgtcttcatcgcccTGTTCGCCGATTTGGCCACCGTCGCCATTGCCTACGACAACGCCCACTCCGAACAGCGCCCTGTCGAGTGGCAATTGCCCAAGATTTGGATCATCTCCGTCATCCTTGGTATCGAACTCGCTATTGCTACCTGGATCGCCCGTGGTACATTCTTCATGCCAGGCGGTGGTCTCATCCAGAACTACGGAAACTTCGAGGAGATTCTCTTCTTGGAGATCGCTCTTACCGAGAACTggctcatcttcatcacccGTGGTGCGCAGACTCTCCCATCGTGGCAGCTCGTTGGTGCCATTCTCGGAGTGGACATTCTGGCTACCCTGTTCTGTATCTTCGGATGGCTCAACTCCAGCATCTACCAGCGCCCTCTCCCATCCCCGATGTCTACCTTCCAGCAGACCGCCAACGGCCACACCGATGTCGTCACCGTCGTTGTTGTCTGGATGTTCTCGATTGGTGTGATGATTGTCATTGCCATCACCTACTACCTCCTCAACAAGATTCCCGGTCTCGCAGATCTTGGACGCCAGAACCGCAGTCTCCACGACACCCAGATGGAGAACATCATCGGCCACCTGAGCAAGCTCGCGCTCAAGCACGAGCGTGACGAGAACGGCGATGCCCGATGGACTTTGGCCACCAAGGCCActgatgacgaggacgacgactaG